A section of the Candidatus Omnitrophota bacterium genome encodes:
- the mgtE gene encoding magnesium transporter yields MTQTKASIISPEIKEILSSPEKKERLCKFFDDMHPHDIYILAQGLTPGEIAEIVMALGMPKGIEFFQEFKIRRQRQIFRQFPKEWMADVLEEMAPDERADFIKVLPRERTEEILPLVAQAERNDIKKLLAYEEDTAGSILTTEYASLPLDITVKEAFERIKLQAFNRETIYYVYVIDQERKLLGIVSLKNLLVADSNSKISDVMHPQVITVNVNEDKEVVAKRLSDYDFLAIPVVDNDNKLVGIVTVDDVVDVVVEENTEDIYKYGAAGTYIDYMGSNAVHIAKQRIMWLLVLVVMGFVSAWIMEKYTLQLQSVIALVFFLPLLSGSGGNAGTQSSTVIIRGLATGEVRMKDVLKVLRKELVTGVFVGLAMGVLAAFRAIVMNRSPLLGLTVGLAMIITVTVATTLGAMLPLVFKKLKLDPALMSGPFIASIVDIITIIVYLQIATVVFSLSGA; encoded by the coding sequence ATGACACAAACTAAAGCCTCTATTATATCTCCGGAGATAAAGGAAATTTTGAGTTCTCCAGAAAAAAAAGAGAGGTTGTGTAAATTCTTTGATGATATGCATCCTCACGATATCTATATTCTAGCACAGGGTCTTACTCCTGGTGAGATAGCAGAGATTGTTATGGCCTTGGGCATGCCAAAGGGCATAGAGTTTTTCCAGGAGTTTAAGATAAGGCGGCAGCGCCAGATCTTCCGCCAATTTCCAAAAGAGTGGATGGCAGATGTCTTAGAAGAAATGGCACCAGATGAACGCGCTGATTTTATAAAGGTTTTACCCCGGGAGAGGACAGAAGAGATTTTACCTTTGGTAGCCCAGGCGGAACGAAACGACATCAAAAAACTGCTTGCCTATGAGGAAGATACAGCCGGCTCTATACTTACAACCGAATACGCATCTTTACCCTTAGATATTACGGTAAAAGAGGCATTTGAACGAATAAAGTTACAGGCGTTTAATCGCGAGACTATCTATTATGTCTATGTTATTGATCAAGAGAGAAAACTCTTAGGCATCGTCTCTTTAAAGAATCTATTGGTTGCAGATTCTAATAGTAAGATTTCCGATGTGATGCATCCTCAGGTGATTACAGTTAATGTTAATGAGGATAAGGAGGTAGTGGCCAAGAGGTTATCTGACTATGATTTTTTGGCTATTCCTGTTGTTGATAATGACAATAAGTTGGTTGGTATTGTTACTGTTGATGATGTTGTTGATGTTGTGGTGGAAGAGAACACAGAGGATATTTATAAATACGGTGCTGCTGGTACTTACATAGACTATATGGGCTCTAATGCTGTACATATAGCTAAACAAAGGATAATGTGGTTACTCGTCTTGGTTGTTATGGGTTTTGTGTCTGCCTGGATAATGGAAAAATATACTTTGCAGTTGCAAAGCGTTATTGCCTTAGTGTTTTTCTTGCCGTTACTTAGCGGCTCAGGTGGTAACGCAGGCACGCAGTCATCAACCGTTATCATCAGAGGTCTTGCAACTGGGGAAGTAAGGATGAAAGATGTGTTGAAGGTCTTAAGAAAGGAATTAGTCACAGGAGTTTTTGTCGGACTTGCCATGGGAGTCTTGGCAGCATTCAGGGCTATCGTAATGAATAGAAGCCCGTTATTAGGATTAACCGTTGGCCTAGCAATGATTATTACAGTTACTGTGGCGACAACATTAGGCGCAATGCTTCCTTTGGTTTTTAAAAAGTTGAAACTTGATCCTGCCTTAATGAGTGGCCCATTTATCGCGAGCATTGTTGATATCATTACAATAATTGTATATTTACAAATCGCAACCGTTGTTTTTTCACTTTCCGGAGCCTAG
- the gdhA gene encoding NADP-specific glutamate dehydrogenase, translating to MARSGYIEKVLETVKKRNPNEPEFHQAVSEVLESLKAVVERNPELEDTALLERIVEPERQIIFRVSWQDDKGKTHVNRGFRVQFSSALGPYKGGIRFHPSVYIGIIKFLGFEQIFKNSLTGLMMGGGKGGSDFDPKGKSDSEVMRFCQSFMNELYRHIGADTDVPAGDIGVGAREVGYMFGQWKRLTGLFNGVLTGKGLDFGGSLVRTEATGYGCVYFCEEMLKEKGDSFSGKSVLISGSGNVSIYAHEKATQLGAKVVAMSDSNGFIYDKHGINLETVKCIKEIERKRIKVCTEHHKTTEYHEGSSGIWNVECDIALPCATQNELDEKAAKTLVKNGCIAVAEGANMPCTPEAVKVFLEKNILFGPGKAANAGGVATSGLEMAQDSGRLTWTFEEVDKRLREIMVNIYKSAKEAAEEYGTPGNLVNGANIVGFLKVARAMMAQGLV from the coding sequence ATGGCAAGGTCAGGCTATATAGAGAAAGTTTTAGAGACAGTTAAAAAACGCAATCCTAATGAACCAGAGTTCCATCAAGCCGTATCTGAAGTCTTGGAATCGCTTAAAGCGGTTGTCGAAAGGAATCCTGAGCTTGAGGATACTGCGCTACTGGAGAGAATAGTTGAACCAGAAAGACAGATAATTTTTAGAGTGTCTTGGCAGGATGATAAGGGCAAGACGCACGTTAATCGAGGCTTTAGGGTACAGTTTAGCTCTGCGCTTGGTCCCTACAAAGGGGGTATTCGTTTTCACCCTTCAGTATATATAGGAATCATAAAATTTTTAGGATTTGAGCAGATATTTAAAAATTCTTTGACTGGCTTGATGATGGGCGGAGGAAAAGGGGGTTCTGACTTTGATCCAAAAGGAAAGTCAGACTCTGAGGTAATGCGTTTCTGTCAGAGTTTTATGAATGAGCTTTATCGTCATATTGGAGCAGATACTGATGTTCCAGCTGGAGATATCGGCGTGGGCGCTAGAGAAGTTGGCTATATGTTCGGCCAGTGGAAAAGACTTACCGGATTATTCAATGGAGTCCTTACCGGCAAAGGTCTTGATTTTGGAGGGTCTTTAGTAAGGACTGAGGCTACTGGTTACGGATGCGTATATTTCTGCGAGGAGATGCTAAAGGAGAAGGGTGATTCTTTTTCTGGTAAAAGCGTCCTCATATCTGGTTCAGGTAATGTATCCATTTATGCTCATGAAAAGGCTACTCAGTTAGGTGCAAAGGTTGTAGCAATGAGCGACTCTAACGGATTCATTTACGATAAACACGGGATAAACTTGGAAACCGTTAAATGTATCAAAGAGATTGAGAGAAAGCGTATAAAGGTTTGTACTGAACATCATAAAACAACAGAATATCATGAGGGTAGTAGCGGTATCTGGAATGTAGAGTGCGACATAGCCCTACCTTGTGCAACGCAGAATGAGCTTGATGAGAAGGCAGCCAAGACCCTGGTAAAGAATGGATGTATAGCAGTAGCAGAAGGAGCTAATATGCCTTGTACTCCAGAAGCAGTTAAGGTCTTTCTTGAGAAAAATATTCTTTTTGGTCCGGGCAAAGCTGCCAATGCCGGTGGGGTAGCCACTTCTGGATTAGAAATGGCCCAGGACTCTGGGCGTCTAACTTGGACATTTGAGGAAGTGGATAAAAGATTGCGCGAGATTATGGTCAATATCTATAAATCCGCAAAAGAAGCGGCAGAAGAATATGGTACACCCGGCAACCTGGTTAACGGCGCTAACATTGTTGGTTTCTTGAAGGTAGCTAGGGCTATGATGGCTCAAGGCCTGGTTTGA
- a CDS encoding HD domain-containing protein: protein MQKTKIPFFRTFQAKVTLVLILSLFFVASLSNFLIYKSAHDAQLEQLREKLKVIARTLVLAIDVDLLRRVPLNPEGINSPAFKSIAELLAKIKEANPPIIYIYTMVKTEKEGIWKFVVDSGPFDAGDTKGEITFYPGDEYDAVRSLGILKAFDVPSADKEIKRDERGFFLSGYAPIRNKNGETVAMLGVDITTQDVTILQNIVYESGIFVSILGVILSVFLGMTISRRITRPINELVEATHRIAEGDLEHQVKVSGADEIAELASSFNQMARSLYDLRKKLLNYFYRVAQSLVRILEAKDHYTRGHSERVAEYSEKIAHKLGIPKERIEILKEAALFHDIGKIGIHENILNKKGKLTDAEWEIIQSHPIIGEDIIKPISLTEEMMAIVRGHHERYDGKGYPDKISGDSINLFAAIVSVADAYDAMISPRAYRRAFSKQETIEELKKNRGSQFQPKVIDVLIQILEKD, encoded by the coding sequence ATGCAGAAAACCAAAATTCCATTTTTTAGAACTTTCCAGGCAAAGGTTACGTTGGTTTTGATCCTTTCGTTATTTTTTGTTGCGAGCTTAAGCAATTTCCTTATCTACAAATCCGCCCATGATGCACAACTTGAGCAACTCAGGGAAAAGTTAAAGGTAATTGCACGGACTCTAGTTTTGGCTATTGATGTTGATTTGCTGCGTCGGGTCCCTCTAAACCCAGAGGGAATAAATAGTCCTGCCTTTAAGTCCATTGCCGAATTGCTGGCCAAGATTAAAGAGGCAAATCCACCTATCATCTACATCTATACTATGGTTAAGACAGAAAAAGAAGGTATCTGGAAGTTTGTTGTTGATTCTGGTCCTTTTGATGCAGGGGATACAAAAGGAGAAATAACTTTCTATCCCGGAGATGAATATGACGCTGTTAGGTCTCTTGGAATTCTTAAGGCCTTTGATGTTCCTTCTGCAGATAAGGAAATCAAAAGAGATGAAAGGGGATTTTTTCTTTCAGGTTATGCTCCTATTCGCAATAAGAACGGAGAAACCGTGGCTATGTTAGGAGTAGACATTACTACGCAAGATGTTACTATACTTCAGAACATTGTTTATGAAAGTGGAATTTTTGTATCGATTTTAGGAGTGATTCTTTCTGTGTTTTTAGGGATGACAATATCAAGGAGAATCACTAGGCCTATTAATGAATTAGTAGAGGCAACTCATCGTATTGCCGAGGGAGATCTAGAGCATCAGGTAAAGGTTAGTGGTGCTGATGAAATAGCTGAATTAGCCTCGTCTTTTAACCAAATGGCAAGAAGCCTTTATGATTTAAGAAAGAAACTTCTTAACTATTTCTATCGCGTAGCACAATCACTTGTACGTATATTAGAGGCGAAGGACCATTATACAAGAGGACATTCTGAAAGAGTGGCTGAATATTCAGAAAAGATTGCTCATAAATTAGGAATCCCTAAGGAAAGAATAGAAATATTAAAAGAGGCAGCACTCTTTCATGATATAGGTAAAATTGGAATCCATGAGAATATATTAAACAAAAAGGGTAAGCTGACTGATGCGGAGTGGGAGATAATCCAAAGCCATCCTATAATAGGAGAGGATATAATAAAACCCATTTCTTTAACAGAAGAAATGATGGCAATAGTTAGAGGCCATCATGAGCGCTATGATGGAAAGGGCTATCCTGACAAAATAAGTGGAGATAGCATTAATCTCTTTGCTGCTATTGTCTCAGTGGCTGATGCCTATGATGCAATGATTTCACCCAGGGCATACAGAAGGGCCTTTAGCAAGCAAGAGACTATAGAGGAGCTTAAGAAAAATAGAGGCAGTCAATTTCAGCCTAAGGTCATTGATGTATTAATTCAGATACTAGAGAAAGACTAA
- a CDS encoding trehalose-6-phosphate synthase: MWNKASLKKLIQERMSDYKFIVVSNRQPYVHTFKKGKIECIRGAGGVVTALDPVMQACHGSWVAFGNGDADKKVADSHSKLKVPEDNHAYTLKRVWLTKEEVDGYYYGYSNTAIWPLCHMAFQRPRFKHEDWEYYKNVNKKFAEAVLEEVGKDKAFIFIQDYHLALLPKILKEKAKSQIIVAHFWHIPWPNYETFRICPQGAEILKGLLANDLLGFHIRYHCDNFIDCVDRTIECKIDRERFAISKARHEVLVRPYPISVDSEGLNHTSNSSLVQTAVDNLREEYALSGYKVLLGIDRIDYTKGIPERLLAVDHLLDKHPQLKEKIIFLQMGEISRIHIPQYKELNDRINALVEQINWRHSTENWKPIIMVRRHLSFAELLAFYRLGDLCLVSSLHDGMNLVAKEFVCSRTDSSGMLVLSKFTGAARELPDAILVNPYDRDEFADSMFKALNLSKREGTKRMNKMRKIIEQNNIFRWAGKIISELLKFEFEE, encoded by the coding sequence ATGTGGAATAAGGCAAGTTTAAAGAAGCTGATACAAGAGCGCATGAGCGACTATAAATTTATAGTCGTATCCAATAGGCAGCCTTACGTTCACACGTTCAAAAAGGGAAAGATTGAGTGTATACGGGGTGCAGGCGGCGTTGTTACAGCCCTGGACCCTGTAATGCAGGCCTGTCATGGCAGCTGGGTAGCTTTTGGAAACGGAGATGCTGATAAAAAGGTTGCTGATAGTCACAGTAAACTAAAGGTGCCTGAGGATAACCATGCCTATACCTTAAAGCGGGTATGGCTGACTAAGGAAGAGGTAGACGGCTACTATTACGGCTACTCTAATACAGCTATCTGGCCCCTTTGTCATATGGCATTTCAACGGCCTAGATTTAAGCATGAGGACTGGGAGTATTACAAAAATGTAAATAAGAAATTCGCAGAGGCTGTCTTAGAAGAAGTAGGAAAGGATAAGGCATTTATCTTTATACAGGATTATCATCTAGCCTTATTGCCTAAGATTTTAAAAGAGAAGGCTAAGTCACAGATAATTGTAGCTCATTTTTGGCATATTCCCTGGCCAAATTATGAGACATTTAGGATATGTCCTCAAGGTGCTGAAATCTTGAAGGGATTACTCGCCAATGATCTTTTGGGTTTTCACATTCGTTATCACTGTGATAATTTCATAGATTGTGTGGATAGGACAATCGAATGTAAGATTGACCGTGAGCGTTTTGCAATATCCAAAGCAAGGCATGAAGTGCTTGTTAGGCCTTATCCGATTAGCGTTGATTCTGAGGGCCTAAATCACACATCCAATTCTTCTCTTGTACAGACGGCAGTAGATAACCTGCGTGAGGAATACGCTCTTTCTGGTTACAAGGTACTTCTTGGGATTGATCGCATTGATTACACCAAAGGTATTCCAGAAAGGTTGCTTGCAGTAGACCACTTACTAGATAAACACCCCCAGTTAAAGGAAAAGATAATATTCTTACAAATGGGTGAGATTTCAAGAATTCATATCCCCCAGTACAAAGAATTAAATGATAGAATAAATGCGCTTGTAGAACAAATAAATTGGAGACATTCTACAGAAAACTGGAAGCCGATTATTATGGTTCGTCGTCATTTATCATTTGCCGAATTGTTAGCTTTTTACAGGCTGGGAGATTTGTGCCTAGTTAGTTCTTTGCACGATGGTATGAATTTAGTCGCCAAGGAATTTGTCTGCTCAAGAACTGATTCAAGCGGCATGCTTGTTTTAAGCAAATTTACAGGTGCTGCCAGAGAGTTGCCAGATGCTATTTTAGTCAATCCTTATGACAGAGATGAATTTGCAGATAGTATGTTTAAGGCCTTAAATCTCTCAAAAAGAGAAGGCACAAAAAGGATGAACAAAATGCGCAAAATAATTGAGCAGAATAATATATTTAGATGGGCCGGAAAAATCATATCCGAATTACTAAAATTTGAATTTGAGGAATAG
- the otsB gene encoding trehalose-phosphatase yields MKYFFSAWNHFLERVARSKRIFLFLDYDGTLTPIVKRPELARITPQQRKLLAALSQLKRYQLAIISGRALADVKKLARLKKIIFAGNHGMELSGPGIKFLHKKALSLNSIIKGIYRQLSKICKSFPGSIVENKGLTLSVHFRAVKGRRNIRNLSKDVRRLLNKKEYQGKLRLTQGKKVLELRPKVDWNKGKAVELIMKKMRLSTKSNLAVYIGDDTTDEDAFRNLQARGITIFVGKPKKDSCAKYYLRNTQQVYRFLNRLKEI; encoded by the coding sequence GTGAAGTATTTTTTTTCAGCCTGGAATCATTTCTTAGAAAGGGTAGCAAGAAGTAAACGCATATTTCTATTTCTTGATTATGACGGCACCTTGACTCCTATTGTAAAAAGGCCAGAGCTTGCCAGGATAACGCCGCAACAAAGAAAACTCCTTGCCGCACTTTCCCAATTGAAGCGATATCAGTTAGCAATTATCTCAGGCAGGGCACTAGCTGATGTTAAAAAACTCGCAAGGTTAAAAAAAATCATATTTGCCGGCAATCACGGAATGGAATTATCCGGGCCAGGAATAAAATTCTTACATAAAAAGGCACTTAGTCTAAATTCTATAATAAAGGGTATTTATAGGCAGCTTTCTAAAATTTGCAAAAGTTTCCCAGGAAGTATTGTTGAAAATAAGGGTTTGACCTTATCTGTGCATTTTCGTGCTGTTAAAGGCAGAAGAAATATCAGGAATCTTTCTAAAGATGTAAGAAGGTTATTAAATAAAAAAGAATATCAAGGAAAACTAAGACTCACACAAGGAAAGAAGGTCCTGGAGTTAAGACCCAAGGTTGACTGGAATAAAGGTAAGGCTGTTGAGCTGATTATGAAAAAAATGAGATTAAGTACTAAATCAAATTTAGCGGTTTATATTGGTGATGATACAACAGATGAAGATGCATTTCGGAATTTGCAGGCTAGGGGAATAACTATTTTCGTGGGAAAACCCAAAAAAGACTCTTGCGCTAAATACTATCTTAGGAATACGCAGCAGGTTTATAGATTTTTGAATAGGTTAAAAGAAATCTAG